In Oncorhynchus masou masou isolate Uvic2021 unplaced genomic scaffold, UVic_Omas_1.1 unplaced_scaffold_1208, whole genome shotgun sequence, the following are encoded in one genomic region:
- the LOC135529905 gene encoding C-C motif chemokine 13-like — MKTLTALLLLGLLCSLHTTSAGVIALEMAPECCMKFSARIPLQHVVSLRTTSSSCPRKALIFTTKKGKTFCVDPSEAWVQSHVTKIESRSTTAKTTMMSSTTITP; from the exons ATGAAGACCTTGactgctctcctcctcctgggACTGCTCTGCTCCCTCCATACGACgtctgcag GTGTCATCGCGTTGGAAATGGCACCTGAATGCTGTATGAAATTCAGCGCGAGGATCCCTCTTCAACATGTAGTTTCTCTCAGAACAACCTCCAGTAGCTGCCCTCGCAAAGCACTGAT TTTCACCACAAAGAAAGGGAAGACATTTTGTGTTGACCCTTCTGAAGCCTGGGTCCAGAGTCATGTGACCAAAATTGAGAGCAGATCGACTACTGCCAAGACGACGATGATGTCATCAACCACCATCACCCCCTAA